The Spirosoma radiotolerans genome has a window encoding:
- a CDS encoding EamA family transporter, giving the protein MKTAIVSRVWLVLAFIAIYFIWGTTYLANLYALKALPPFIISALRYVVAALILATLAYGKKQAVPHGAEIRDLAISGILMLVGGSGLVVVAEQYISSGSAAVIVATEPLWFVVLDYSRWKLYWRNKQVIAGLLLGFLGIVFFTLFAPESTSPAIQSENLLLGTVIVVAASVLWVVGTLFAARRIKPSRYTLWHPTIQLMAAGFFAGLIALANGEWADFDLKAVEQSAWIGLGFLIVFGSLIAYLAFGWLVTVQPPALVSTHTYVNPLVAVLIGWLVAGEPVAGPQLLALAVVLTGVVLTQLSTVHTES; this is encoded by the coding sequence ATGAAAACAGCAATCGTCTCACGGGTATGGCTGGTGCTGGCGTTTATAGCCATCTATTTTATTTGGGGAACCACCTATCTGGCTAATTTATACGCGCTCAAAGCCCTGCCCCCCTTTATCATCTCGGCCCTTCGTTATGTGGTGGCGGCCTTGATACTGGCTACACTGGCTTATGGCAAAAAACAAGCGGTTCCGCACGGGGCCGAGATCCGTGATTTGGCCATCAGTGGTATTCTCATGCTGGTAGGGGGCTCGGGGCTGGTGGTGGTTGCCGAGCAGTATATCTCATCAGGATCGGCAGCCGTGATTGTAGCTACCGAGCCACTTTGGTTTGTCGTGTTGGATTATTCGCGATGGAAACTCTATTGGCGCAATAAACAAGTGATTGCAGGTCTGCTACTTGGCTTCTTAGGTATTGTTTTCTTCACTCTTTTTGCCCCTGAGTCTACCTCGCCAGCCATCCAGTCTGAGAATTTACTCTTAGGTACGGTGATCGTAGTGGCGGCTTCCGTGTTGTGGGTAGTGGGGACCTTATTTGCTGCCCGGCGTATAAAGCCAAGCCGCTATACGCTTTGGCACCCAACGATCCAGCTGATGGCGGCTGGTTTTTTTGCGGGTTTGATTGCCTTGGCCAATGGGGAATGGGCTGACTTTGATCTGAAGGCAGTAGAGCAATCGGCCTGGATTGGCCTTGGCTTTTTAATCGTGTTTGGCTCGCTGATCGCTTATCTGGCCTTTGGGTGGCTGGTCACTGTTCAGCCGCCAGCCTTGGTCAGCACGCATACGTATGTTAATCCGCTGGTGGCCGTACTGATTGGCTGGCTGGTAGCCGGAGAGCCCGTTGCTGGCCCGCAATTGCTGGCGTTGGCCGTGGTCTTAACGGGAGTGGTGCTTACTCAGCTAAGTACAGTCCATACGGAGTCCTAG
- a CDS encoding CGNR zinc finger domain-containing protein, whose product MAKLTTITEMDLTGGVACLDFANTALDFDTPVERLHTYTDLLILARRLSLLDTEVLDTLTALAQADPKQAAGVLDKAREVRQSMLTVFASLVKGTVEALPASVLTAFNGHVNEALNQRGFSGQANKLTLDWQSSQINLLQAVWVFSLSAYELLSGQDQRRIKQCGACRWYFLDATKNQGRKWCDMQSCGSHQKARRYYQRKKQM is encoded by the coding sequence ATGGCAAAGCTCACTACAATCACCGAAATGGACCTGACGGGCGGGGTTGCCTGTCTTGATTTTGCCAATACAGCCCTTGACTTTGATACCCCCGTGGAGCGTTTGCATACATACACTGATCTACTGATTCTCGCCCGCCGGTTAAGCCTGCTGGATACGGAGGTACTTGACACCTTAACGGCTTTGGCCCAGGCAGATCCCAAACAGGCAGCCGGCGTGTTAGACAAAGCAAGAGAAGTACGGCAGTCGATGCTGACAGTTTTCGCATCGTTGGTCAAGGGGACGGTAGAAGCCCTTCCAGCTTCGGTTTTGACAGCTTTTAACGGGCACGTGAATGAAGCACTGAACCAACGAGGGTTTTCAGGGCAAGCGAACAAACTCACCTTAGATTGGCAAAGCTCTCAAATAAATCTACTGCAAGCAGTTTGGGTCTTTAGCTTGTCGGCCTACGAGTTATTGAGCGGTCAGGACCAAAGGCGAATTAAACAGTGCGGTGCCTGCCGCTGGTACTTCCTGGATGCCACCAAGAACCAGGGTCGGAAGTGGTGCGATATGCAAAGCTGTGGCAGTCACCAGAAGGCCCGGCGGTACTATCAACGAAAGAAACAGATGTAA
- a CDS encoding bestrophin-like domain: MDWIYELPNWLFFLFCTGISVSFATLGLLATRPWVRRHADQHDQQNDLVSYFLGASGVIYGIALGLVAAGVWTNFQTLSGEVDDEAGITAAIYQDVSSYPMPNRQLLQQHLRAYVQAIIKQDWPQLRQGNTPQASTRILYQFKRELFNFVPTDAGLRLIHEQALEQYNELAKVRRDRLQGSTSSLPAVLWWIIILGSFINIIITWFFVSDHVGYHLGLTILLALLLGSLLFLTAAMDNPFRGDFSIDAESFKQVLSQMPDEKLRSPQ, from the coding sequence ATGGATTGGATCTATGAATTACCAAACTGGTTGTTTTTTCTATTTTGTACGGGCATCAGCGTCTCTTTTGCTACGCTGGGACTACTCGCGACCCGACCATGGGTTCGGCGACACGCTGATCAACACGACCAGCAAAACGATTTAGTCAGTTACTTTCTGGGAGCTTCCGGGGTCATCTATGGCATTGCCCTGGGCTTAGTGGCGGCTGGCGTGTGGACTAACTTTCAGACGTTATCCGGTGAAGTGGATGACGAAGCGGGTATTACAGCTGCCATCTATCAGGATGTAAGTTCGTACCCTATGCCCAACCGTCAGCTTTTGCAACAGCATTTGCGAGCGTATGTCCAGGCCATAATTAAGCAGGATTGGCCCCAACTGCGGCAGGGAAATACGCCCCAGGCCAGTACCCGTATCCTCTACCAGTTTAAACGAGAGTTATTTAATTTTGTACCCACCGATGCCGGTCTGCGCCTGATTCATGAACAGGCGCTGGAACAGTACAACGAGCTGGCCAAAGTTCGGCGCGATCGCCTGCAAGGCAGCACTAGCAGTTTGCCGGCTGTTTTATGGTGGATCATTATTTTAGGCTCCTTTATCAACATTATCATCACCTGGTTTTTTGTGAGTGATCATGTAGGCTATCACTTGGGCTTAACCATCTTATTGGCGCTACTACTGGGCTCACTACTGTTTTTGACGGCCGCTATGGACAACCCCTTTCGAGGAGATTTCAGTATAGACGCGGAGTCATTTAAACAGGTACTGAGTCAGATGCCCGATGAAAAGTTGCGTTCACCGCAATAG
- a CDS encoding winged helix-turn-helix transcriptional regulator, giving the protein MYERKLPVKLDCGLHLFMEVMNGKWKISLIWSIHSGIKRPGELHRKISKASRRLLDTQLNQLVEHGIVYKTSFDQKPLKVEYSLTPLGETLIPLIELTAKWGEDHRGVLEPLFTNVHYA; this is encoded by the coding sequence ATGTACGAAAGAAAGTTACCTGTTAAGCTCGACTGCGGTCTCCACCTATTTATGGAAGTAATGAATGGGAAGTGGAAGATCAGTCTTATCTGGAGCATTCATTCGGGCATCAAGCGGCCCGGCGAACTGCATCGCAAAATTTCTAAAGCGTCTCGGAGATTGTTAGATACCCAGTTAAACCAGTTGGTGGAACATGGTATCGTTTACAAAACCAGTTTTGATCAAAAGCCGTTGAAGGTAGAATATAGTCTCACCCCTCTTGGCGAAACACTAATCCCCCTTATTGAATTGACCGCAAAATGGGGAGAAGACCATCGTGGTGTATTAGAGCCGCTGTTTACTAACGTGCACTATGCGTAA
- a CDS encoding aldo/keto reductase, translated as MKHKLFGTQTGLPASELILGGSQLGDRRGYGTAVQDALQILSAYADAGGNFIDVSDQYQFGEAEETVGRFIEYKRHDFIICTKYTRSNLPNPSLANAGNHRKAMRQGVEGSLRRLKTDYIDLYIPHFDDGVTPLEETVRGLEDLLSAGKVLYTGLANFPAWKAAAIATSTPLKAIQFEYNLLQRTAERELTPMAEHFGLGMMGYSPLAGGLLTGKYRQGSSGRLTLSAAGDYQEDERTKTILDQLELLANELKATPGQIALAWALSKGVFPIIGARTLAHLETSLRAVDIRLQADQVNLLDEISAIALGYPQELLATVQKK; from the coding sequence ATGAAACATAAATTATTTGGAACACAGACCGGTTTACCCGCTAGCGAACTGATACTAGGTGGCTCACAATTGGGGGATCGACGGGGGTATGGCACCGCCGTTCAAGACGCACTTCAGATACTCTCGGCTTATGCAGATGCGGGTGGAAATTTTATCGATGTTTCTGATCAGTATCAGTTTGGCGAAGCGGAAGAGACTGTCGGTAGGTTTATCGAGTACAAACGGCACGATTTTATTATTTGTACCAAGTATACCCGAAGCAACTTACCCAATCCTTCGCTGGCCAATGCCGGTAACCACCGCAAAGCTATGCGCCAGGGAGTAGAGGGTAGTTTGAGACGTCTGAAAACGGATTATATAGACCTGTATATACCGCATTTCGATGACGGTGTGACACCCTTAGAAGAAACGGTTCGTGGTCTGGAAGACCTGCTTAGCGCTGGTAAAGTTTTATATACAGGTCTGGCCAATTTCCCGGCCTGGAAAGCGGCTGCCATTGCGACTTCTACACCGCTGAAGGCAATCCAATTTGAATACAACCTCTTACAACGAACAGCAGAACGGGAGCTGACGCCAATGGCGGAGCACTTCGGTTTGGGTATGATGGGTTATTCTCCGCTGGCGGGAGGATTGCTGACAGGGAAATACCGACAGGGATCATCTGGGCGACTGACTCTTTCTGCGGCTGGCGATTATCAGGAAGACGAGCGAACAAAGACCATACTTGATCAACTGGAGTTATTGGCCAACGAACTCAAAGCAACGCCGGGGCAGATTGCGTTAGCGTGGGCGTTGAGTAAAGGCGTCTTTCCGATCATTGGCGCTCGAACACTAGCGCATCTTGAGACAAGTTTAAGGGCGGTCGATATTCGTTTACAGGCGGATCAGGTAAATCTTTTGGATGAAATCAGTGCCATTGCGTTGGGGTATCCGCAGGAACTGCTGGCAACCGTACAGAAAAAATAG
- a CDS encoding CPBP family intramembrane glutamic endopeptidase produces MNDYLIVSIAFILLALFGFLGSRMRLLHDKIYIPFCLSSFIFAGLYSIQVTRQFVVSLLGLSDKLNRVLFYDYGNGLLGLLPVALALLLIGKYLLKMDYNDQWSGTTTYTLLSLKYGLMAATILAAIPLLILASRGQKFSPEIDVYRYGINCVTNLYEEIICRGLLLACCVRYWTRMWAVVWTSVVFGLAHGLTEKSIAIALGAGLMAWAVLKAKSLWAGWTSHQLTDMIVDTFLP; encoded by the coding sequence ATGAACGACTATTTAATCGTGTCTATTGCCTTCATACTCTTAGCCCTGTTTGGATTTCTAGGGAGTAGGATGCGACTACTTCATGACAAAATTTACATTCCATTTTGTTTGAGCAGTTTCATCTTTGCAGGATTGTATAGTATTCAAGTTACGCGTCAATTTGTAGTGTCATTGTTGGGCCTCAGCGACAAGTTGAATCGTGTATTGTTTTATGATTACGGAAACGGGCTTCTGGGGTTACTTCCCGTAGCACTTGCCCTCCTGCTTATCGGCAAGTACCTGCTAAAAATGGATTATAATGATCAATGGAGTGGGACAACTACGTATACTTTACTTTCGTTAAAATATGGATTGATGGCCGCAACAATACTAGCCGCTATTCCATTACTGATTCTTGCTTCAAGGGGACAAAAGTTCAGTCCTGAAATAGATGTTTATCGCTACGGAATCAATTGTGTTACCAATCTGTATGAAGAAATAATTTGTCGAGGGTTACTGTTGGCTTGTTGCGTTCGCTATTGGACTAGAATGTGGGCCGTCGTCTGGACCTCGGTGGTATTCGGCCTGGCTCATGGGTTAACCGAAAAGAGTATAGCCATTGCGTTGGGGGCTGGCCTAATGGCATGGGCTGTACTAAAGGCAAAAAGTTTGTGGGCGGGTTGGACCAGCCATCAACTGACGGACATGATAGTCGATACGTTTTTACCATAA
- a CDS encoding carbohydrate-binding protein, with the protein MNNKFFSFAILLTTVASVAVGQVPTGYKGKPFTDAEYTKGVQTIPGRLELAYYDLGGEGVAYHDTDPINKGSGELNRKPDHQRPGVPLALVHFREQEGVDISFTKDFADFNHPNKVDPKVNQLYIGWQEDGEWTNYTVDVKVPGLYKIITVYGYQDNKSSLWLNNKKAVELVLPENTGDFHHWTQATVGQISFPVGGLNLLTLHYNKGSNLAYLDFVLVKALP; encoded by the coding sequence ATGAACAACAAATTCTTCAGCTTTGCCATCCTTTTAACCACAGTTGCTTCAGTCGCTGTGGGGCAAGTACCAACCGGATATAAAGGCAAACCCTTTACAGATGCCGAATACACAAAGGGAGTTCAAACGATCCCAGGTCGACTGGAGTTGGCTTATTATGACCTGGGTGGAGAAGGAGTGGCTTATCATGATACCGATCCGATCAATAAAGGGAGCGGAGAACTTAACCGTAAACCCGATCATCAGCGGCCCGGCGTTCCACTTGCTCTGGTGCACTTCAGGGAGCAGGAAGGAGTCGATATTTCATTTACCAAGGACTTTGCCGACTTTAATCATCCCAACAAAGTCGACCCCAAAGTAAATCAATTGTACATTGGCTGGCAGGAAGATGGGGAATGGACAAATTATACGGTTGATGTAAAAGTACCAGGCCTCTATAAAATCATCACAGTCTATGGTTATCAGGATAACAAATCGTCCTTATGGCTGAATAATAAAAAAGCGGTTGAGTTGGTACTGCCGGAGAATACGGGCGACTTTCATCACTGGACTCAGGCAACGGTCGGGCAGATTAGCTTTCCCGTTGGTGGACTTAATTTGCTTACCCTGCATTATAATAAGGGGTCTAATCTGGCCTATCTGGATTTTGTACTGGTCAAGGCATTACCTTAG